A single Dermacentor albipictus isolate Rhodes 1998 colony chromosome 3, USDA_Dalb.pri_finalv2, whole genome shotgun sequence DNA region contains:
- the LOC139057777 gene encoding uncharacterized protein, giving the protein MSPDVPLFMQVLCACLSLIAGGAAKPFDAGNIMLRYDAGLPRHFCGGGYFGQSADLTSIQAHRHVDGLFDSPTGGTMTSGRMPRRDQLYAIKAYPSPTSFSGHGSTAVTMSPDVPLFMQVLCACLSLIAGGAAKPFDAGNIMLRYDAGLPRHFCGGGYFGQSADLTSIQAHRHVDGLFDSPTGGTMTSGRMPRRDQLYAIKAYPSPTSFSGHGSTAVTMSPDVPLFMLVGDRKNGFRSDVLGLIVLPCPQAVVDSICDCFSIAALLLSLSGDVEENPGPLTEVTCREMLQNQKDILSKLTAVQDKQDSFETRILDMQNRILLIESKVQSLDETQNRLATLEGIVADHSVDTSTLVKHLDDLDNRSRRNNLIIRGIKEDDHENEETLLSKVKDEIFSATLKVNVSSIERIHRLGRRISGRTRPVILRVADYRDKMTVLRNCTKLRDTDYSVSEDFSKRVQRIRKKLWASASEEKKAGKKVKLLFDKLKVNNTLYSWNEEREERCKLRTDAGACDN; this is encoded by the coding sequence ATGTCGCCTGACGTGCCGCTGTTCATGCAGGTTCTCTGCGCATGCCTTAGTCTCATCGCTGGAGGCGCTGCGAAACCCTTCGACGCTGGAAACATCATGCTTCGCTACGATGCTGGCCTGCCGCGACACTTCTGCGGGGGCGGATACTTCGGCCAGTCTGCTGACCTCACCAGTATTCAGGCGCATCGACACGTGGATGGTCTTTTCGACTCACCAACTGGGGGCACGATGACGTCAGGACGCATGCCCAGAAGGGATCAGCTGTATGCTATAAAAGCATACCCTTCGCCTACcagcttcagtggacacggcagcaccgCCGTGACGATGTCGCCTGACGTGCCGCTGTTCATGCAGGTTCTCTGCGCATGCCTTAGTCTCATCGCTGGAGGCGCTGCGAAACCCTTCGACGCTGGAAACATCATGCTTCGCTACGATGCTGGCCTGCCGCGACACTTCTGCGGGGGCGGATACTTCGGCCAGTCTGCTGACCTCACCAGTATCCAGGCGCATCGACACGTGGATGGTCTTTTCGACTCACCAACTGGGGGCACGATGACGTCAGGACGCATGCCCAGAAGGGATCAGCTGTATGCTATAAAAGCATACCCTTCGCCTACcagcttcagtggacacggcagcaccgCCGTGACGATGTCGCCTGACGTGCCGCTGTTCATGCTGGTTGGTGACCGAAAAAATGGCTTCCGTAGTGATGTTCTTGGTCTTATAGTGCTGCCGTGTCCGCAGGCTGTCGTTGACTCTATATGCGACTGTTTTTCTATTGCGGCCCTGTTGTTGAGTCTCTCTGGGGACGTGGAGGAAAATCCAGGTCCATTAACAGAAGTAACGTGCAGGGAAATGCTCCAAAACCAGAAAGACATTTTGTCTAAActcactgcggttcaagacaagCAAGACTCGTTTGAAACAAGAATTTTAGACATGCAGAACCGGATTCTTCTTATTGAGAGTAAGGTACAAAGCTTAGACGAGACTCAGAACAGGCTCGCAACTCTTGAGGGAATTGTAGCTGACCACAGCGTTGATACATCTACTCTGGTAAAACATCTGGATGATCTGGATAATCGTTCACGACGAAATAATCTTATCATTAGAGGAATTAAAGAAGATGACCACGAAAATGAAGAGACCCTATTAAGCAAAGTAAAGGACGAAATCTTCAGCGCTACTCTGAAAGTGAATGTATCTTCTATTGAACGAATTCATAGGTTAGGCAGGAGGATTTCTGGTAGAACTCGACCAGTTATCCTGAGGGTGGCAGACTATAGGGATAAAATGACAGTTTTGCGGAACTGCACAAAACTGAGAGACACAGATTACAGCGTAAGCGAAGATTTCTCTAAAAGAGTGCAgagaataagaaaaaagctatggGCCTCGGCGAGTGAGGAGAAGAAGGCAGGAAAGAAGGTAAAGCTGCTTTTTGATAAATTAAAAGTAAACAATACGCTCTACAGCTGGAATGAAGAACGTGAGGAAAGGTGCAAACTGCGTACTGATGCAGGAGCATGTGATAATTGA